Part of the Spirochaetota bacterium genome is shown below.
ACTTAGTATTAATAATCCATTTAATAAGGTTAATATTTTCATAGGATCTAAGTAAGCGTATATAGCAGATCTCATTACACCTATTAATAGTGTACACATTGTTATACTAAAATGACTAAAAATTGTAATAATAATAAATTTAGATATGTTGTGATAAAGATCTTTTTTGTATAGTTTTGAGAGAAAAGAAATAAAAGTATAATAAGAATAGTATATAAAAAAAATAAAATGATAAGGAATTAGTAGTGAAATACTACTTTTTAAATTTTCAGAAAAAGAAGGGAAATGACCAAGTCCTGCATTATATTTTATATTAATACCATAAAATCGTTCTGATAAAATAGCAATAACACAAAATATACCACCACAATACAACACTTTAACATAAGAGGGAGGTGATAGTAAAAAATATTTAATTTTTTCTAATATATTTTTCTGAGGATGTGCAATAAAAAGATACAATCCTATTATAGCTTGAATATAAAAATATAGTATAGTAATACCATTTGATGAAAAGGCTGTTAATAAAATTATAGTATACCAGATACTTTGAGATAATAGAGTCGAAATATATTTTTCATCCCATATATTGTTAAAAAAGGCCTTCCAATAAGGATACAATGCGATGAGCATAAGAGTCATTGGCCATATATAATGAGACACTATACTTATATTTTTATCAAGAGATATTGTTGTAATCATAAAGGGTGAAATACCAGAAATGAATAAAATATATAAAAAATGATAAGAATATGTAGATATCTTTAAAGCTATTTTTGTATAAAGTGCGATAATCCAAGCTAAAAAAGTAAAATACAGTGCAACATATAACCCTTGACTTATGTATATAGCTGTTACAGGATCTTTAGTGGAAAAATGATACAATCGACCAATAGTTTGATAAGAGATATAAGGTATGATATCAGCAGTCCATCGAGCTGTATGCCATTCTCTCATTAAATAATTTATATGATTTTGATTTTTGATAGTATGATTCCATAAGGTATTAGGAAATCGGAGTTGAGTAACATTACCTATCATTTCTTTCATAGGATCTATCCAAAATGTAGTATAGTAACCTTGAATAAACCAATATATAAAAATAAAAAATGTTAATACTATTAGTACATACTGGTAGCGTTTTATTGTTAATGAAGGCATTTTTCACTCCTTGTCATAATTTAATTTTTCGGAAATAGTGAAAACAGGTCTATCTAAGGATTGTATATAAATACGAATAATATATTCTCCTAGTATACCTATAGAATAGAATAGGAGAGAGGCTAGTGTTAATAATAATAAAGTAATACCACTAAATCCTATGAAATAATTTTGACCAAAAAATAGAGAAATAATCGAGCTAAATAGTAAAAAACCTGTTAATGCACTTATCAAAAAAGTAATCAAAAAGATAAAACGGACTGGAGCAAAACTAAAAGAAAACAATCCATCTAAAGCAAGATTTAAACTTTTGATAAAAGTAAACTTCGATTTCCCATGTTCTCGAATAGGTAATTCTAAAGGAATAGAACACTGTTTGAATCCCATCCAAGCAAATTGCCCTCGAATAAATTTGTGTTTTTCAGGCATATTCAAATAGACATCTATCATTTTTCTATTAATAATACGAAAATCGCTAGTATTAGATGGGATAGAGACTGTTGATAAAAAATTAAAAAAACTATAGAATATTTTTGAGGTATATTTTTTTATAAAAGATATGTTTTTTTTAGAATATTGTTCTACATAGACAGAATCATAACCCTCATGGATACATTTTTCAAGCATTTTTGGAAATAACTCAGGTGGATGTTGTAAGTCTCCATCTATAATAAAAGCGTATTCACCTTTACAAAAAGTAAGACCAGCTGTAGTAGATACTTGCTGACCAAAATTACGCGCAAAATTGATAGGTTTGAAGAGAGGATCTTTTTGGGCAATAGCTTTCATGAGATCCCAAGAAGAATCTACACTACCATCATTAATAAAAATAATTTCGTAATTATATTCTGTGAAACTAACCATAATAGTAGTAATTCGTTGATAGCAAAGTATAATGTTTTCTTCTTCATTATACATTGGGGTTATAATAGAAATAAGTTTTTTCATTATTCCTCCTTATAAAGTAATATAATTGTATATGGATTTAATAAATTTGTCAATCGCGTTTGTAGATTTATTCAGATAACAATTAATTAAAAGAGATACAGAAGTTATTATTGACAAATGATATTTATAAGATATAATATATAAAATATAGGAGGGGAATTATGGTTCAAACATATATAGATGTATTAAATGCTAAAGATTATACAGGAACTGTACAAAAAGCTGTAGAATATCTACTAAAAAATAAAGATCAAATAGAAGCTCAAAAAGTAGGTAAATACGAAGTAGATTCTTCTTTTTTTTATATGGTACAAGAGTATCATTCAAAAAATGATGCTATTTGGGAATCTCATAAAAAATATATAGATATTCAATGGATTCTTGATGGTGAAGAAATTATTGAGATATCTGGTAAAAAGTATATGAAACAATTAGGTGATTACGATGAATCAAAAGATTTATTTATTTTTGAAGGAGAATCTTTGGCTACTTTGTTAATGAAAAAAAATGATTTAACCATATTTTACCCAACAGATATTCACAAACCTGGTCTAAGAACCTCTAAAGGAAATACTTCTGTTAGAAAATGTTTATTCAAAATACTTACCGAAAAATAATTGTTAATAAATAATCAGAGGATATTAATATGGAATGGCATATTTTAAATGTGGTAATTCTTGTCGGGTATTTAGTATTTTTAGTTTGTCTAGGATATTTCTTTTCAACACGCCGATCAAATAGTAATGATTATTTTGTTGGTGGTCAGCGTATTCCAGCATGGGTTGCGGCATGTAGTGTTTATGCAACAGCTCTATCTTCTATCTCTTATGTAGCTATTACTTCTAATGTCTATCGTAATGGCTGGATGTCTGGCGTAGGAGTATTAGGCGTTCTTCCATTAGTATTTTTAGTAGCACATTATTTTGTTCCTTTTATTCGTCGTATTAATTGTGTTACTGCTTATGAATATTTAGAAGCTCGTTTTGATAGACCTATGCGTTTTCTTGCTAGTGCGATCTTTATTTTATTTCATATTATGAGAATAGGGGTAGTTATTTTTATTCCTACTTTAGCATTTATTGAAGTTTTGCCTCAAGTAGATCCTCTAATATTAATTGCAGTTATGGGATTATTATGTGTGATTTACACTACTATTGGCGGATTTGAGGCTGTGGTTTGGTCAGATACTATTCAAACTTTTGTCTTAATAGGAGCTGCACTCTTAGTAATGGGATATGGATTTATCTCAGTACCCGAAGGAGTGAGTGCTATGGGAACGCTAATTACAGATAAAAAAATATTTCCAGCGGAGAATTTCTCTTTTGATCCTAATATTACGACTGTATGGGCCTTGTTTTTAGGTGGATTTTTTGGTTCTATTTATCAGTATATTGGTTCTCAGGATGTAGTTCAAAGATATAGTTCTACCAAAAATATTACAGAAGCAAAAAAAATACTTTATTTACAAGTACCATTATTATTTGTTAGTACTATTATGTTTGTGGGTATGGGATCTTCTATCTATTTATTTTACAAATTTAGCGGAGTTCCAGCACCTGTATTAGCTAATAATAATGCCTTGCTTCCTTATTTTGTGATTCATCAATTACCAATAGGCGTGTCAGGTTTAGTTATTGCAGGTATTTTTGCAGCGGCTCAATCCACAGTATCATCTAGTCTTAACTCGACATCTACTTGTATATTAGTAGATTTTATTGCTCCTTTCAACAAAGATCTTAGCGATAATAATAAAATTATTTATGCTCAATATATTAGTTGGATTATTGGAATAGGAGGAACATTACTAGCCATGATATTTGTCAAACGAGGTCAAAGTGATATATATCTTTTTTTTAATAGTATCTTAGGGTTATTAGGAGGACCTATTACTGGCGTATTTTTATTAGGAATTTTCTCAACAAAAGTTGGTTCAAAAGCTGTTTGGATAGGATTTACTTGTTCTACCGTGGTTGTTCTATATTTAGGAAATCCAGGAGGCTTACTCAATATCATTCCAGGTTATATGAAACCAGAAATTTTCGGCTTTTTATTTGCTCCTATTGTTATTGCTGCTTGTATGATCCCAGGGTATATCGCTGCATTATTTATAGCTGCTCCTAGTGTAGCAAAGATTAATGGACTAACTTACAAATCGTTAATGAATCAGTCTGATATAAAATAATCAAAAAAAAGATCATATGCGTAATGTTATTTTTTTAGTATACTTTGTGAATCATATCTTGTTATTTATTATCTTAATAAATTATCGCTTTTTATGATTTCATAGTACAATAAAATTCTTGAATGGAGAAATAAATGATAGCAAAATTATTAGAAATTTTTATTGTACTTGCTTTGGCATTTTTGTATATTACTTATTATTTTCAACTATACAAAGGTACAAAAGTATCGAGATTGTTTTTGATTTGTGAGATCGGGTATAGAGCTATTAGTTCTATTTTTGTTGTTATGGATGATAGATTAACTTCTTATTGGGATTTAATACATTATATTCCTTTATTGTGTAGTATTATTCTGTATTTTACTAAAGGGTTAGTAGCTAAAATAATATTTGGAATCTTAAGTAGTCTCATTTGTATTATAGTAGTTAATCATATATATATGATCTTTTTTTAACTTAATAAAATTAAGAACAAGTACTTATTGACATTTTATTAATTATCATCTATTATATGAATATATGATCATGTGTTTATATGTTTGGGGGGTAGAAAAATGATAGAAATTATAAAATGTCTAAGTGATTATAATCGTCTAAAGATATTAAAAATATTATTTCATAAAAAAGAACTTTGTGCTTGTGAATTGATTGAAAACTTACAAATAACACAATCTAATTTATCAAAACATATGTCTAAAATTATAGGAGCATCTTTAGTGCATACTCGTAAAGAAGGCAAATGGAGTTTCTATTCTTTAAATCAGAACACACTCACTAAATATACCTTTATAGCTATTCTTCTTTCAGAAATTGATTTGGTAGCAGAAGATGTGTGTGTTGGTTAGATAGAACTATCTTTTGTGTTGATGAGTTTGAAAATGATTATACAATAATATTTAGGAGATCAGAATGAATACGGTACAAATTTTTCAAAAATTCATGACTATTGTAGTAGAAATTAGTGTACTTTTTTTGATTATTAATTTTTTAGTATCTTTGATACAGCAATATTTACCAGAGGAAAAAATTCAAAAAATTCTTGGAACTCGTCAAGGAAAAGGATATTTCTTTGCAGCTTTATTAGGAAGTATTACTCCTTTTTGTACTTGTTCAACGATCCCAATGCTTAAAGGACTTCTCAAAGCTAAAGCTGGATTTGGTGCGACAATGGTTTTTTTGTTTGTATCACCTCTTTTAAATCCTATCATTATCACATTATTTGTTACGATCTTAGGATTAAATATCACTATTTTTTATATTTGTATTGCCTTATTTTTTGGTATTGGATCAGGAATTTTGTTGGAACAATTAGGATTCAATCGATATATTATTAGTCAAAATACCCCGAAACCTTGTTGTTGCAGTAGTACTAAAGAATCTAAACTAACTTCTACTCGTTTGAGTAGTGCGTGGCAAAGTTCTCTAAATGATTTTAAAAATATTATCCCTCATTTACTTATTAGTGCTGGGGCAGGAGCTATAATTTATGGTTATGTTCCAGATAATATCTTAGCTGAATATATAGGTGATAAGAATCCTTTTGCTATTCCTGTAGCAACAGTGATAGGAATACCTTTATATGTCAGAGCTTCAGTTTTATTACCTTTAGTGCCTATTTTAACGAGTAAAGGGGTATCCATGGGAGCAATGTTAGCTTTAATAATCGGAGGATCTGGAGCAAGTTTGCCTGAAGTAATTTTGTTAAAATCTTTATTCAAAACACCATTAATTATTGCTTTTTTATTTGTAATATTAAGCATGGCTTTAGCTGCTGGATATTTGATTCCTATTATTTTATGATTATCTATTCTTTAATGATTTAACAAAAAAAAAGCTAGAAATAAAATTTCTAGCTTTTTTTAATTTAGTTTAATTATTGGTCTATTTCGTTAAGATTCCAATTATAAGTATAAGAGATAGTTTTGTAATTATTTAATTTGGCTTTTGTTTGATCATTAGCATATTTTGTAATATAAGTCAAAATAGCTTTTGTGTTGGAGCCAAAGTCAATGCTATACCAATCAAATAAAGAAGTTAATACTAATTTATCTTTTTCTAAACTAACAGCTCTAAAATTATTTATAAAATCTACTGTGGCTTGTTCAGCAACAGCTTCATAAGTATCTCGGGTGATGGCTTTTTGTAACAAATTAGGACAAGCTATACTAGCACAATTCACTAAAAAGTGAACACGGCTATCTTTCCAAATAGGTCTTAAAATGGTATGCTCTATATCGTTCAAACTTACAGCTTTACCTTCTATGGTTAAGAGTTTTTTATCCCAAGGCCCAGTTTTGAAAACGCCTCCGTAAGCTTCTTTAATAGAAGTTAGCGGGTAATTATCTAAAATGACTTGAATAGTTAAAGCATTGTAGAGATTAATCCAGTATGCTTGTTGTTCTGCTTTAGAGTAGGTAAAAATAGGTGTTTTTTCTAATGTATTAATATAAGTATTTAAAGATGCTTTATCTTGAGATGTTACACCGCGATAATTCACAAGGGTAATATCATTGATATTACTTACATAGCTTGTTAGAAATTTATCAAATTCAGTATGCTTGATACGAGCCGAGTTGGTATCATTAGATTTATCCCAAAATTTGTTATATACTGATTTTGGTGCTGAAAATAAAGTAGAATAGGAAAATAGTGTTACTAAAATTATTAAATATCTCATATAAATATCCTTTGTTATAATTTTTCTTGAGAATTACTATCTTTTGCTTTTAACCATTGTGGGATAAAGCTCAATCCAACAAAACAAACAGCTCCAATACCGAGATAGATAAGATTTTTAGTAGAAAATTCTCCTGATAATACAGCCCCTGCAGACATAGTATAAGCTGCTGTTCCTGGAATAATAAAGAGTGTTGATAATATCCAATAAGTTAGAAACTTGATATCAGTTAATCCATAGATATAATTAGACAAACTAAAAGGAAATACTGGCATCAATCTAGTTATTACAAGAATACGCCAACCTTGTTCTTTGACACCTTTGTCTATTTTGATAAAAGCGTCTGATTTACCAAATTTTTCAAGCATAAGATCTCTTAAGGTATAACGACTTATTAAAAAAGAAATAGCTAGTCCAGCAGAAGCAGAAATAACAGTATAAAAAGTCCCTAATAATGGCCCGAATACGACACCACCCAAAATAGTAAGTGGAGACCCTGGAAGGAAAAATATACACACAATAATGTATGCAAAGAAATAAATAATAAAGGCTATCCAACCTAAGGATAAAAATTGTTCTTTGAGTTTTGGAATATTTTCTAAACTTAATTGAGATGCAACTCCTGTTTTTGTAAGAACAAATATTCCAAGACCAAAGAGTATTAAAAAAATAATTATATTTTGATATTTTTTCATCGATTGTTCCTTATTTTTATTTGAATAGTGAGAATATAGGATAAGCTAGTAGTAGCCATAAGGAGAAATCATTTCCTCCATAGACTTGAATAAATGTTCCTGTAGTAGATGCAATAAGTGTTAATGAAATAGCACAGAAGACCATCAGTACTATACCGCCTAATGCTGAGCTTAAAATGACTGCAATTATACCACCTCGTTGGTTAGCAAAAATAGCCCCAGGAGCTACATCAAAATAACAAGCAATAATCAATGGGATAATAGCATAAGGGAGCATACTGCTCATTCCTAAGACAACAATAGTGATAAGACTAAAGACAACAGCAGTTAAAAATCCTATGACTAAAGAATTCATTCCATAAGAAAAAATCATAGGAACATCTAGGGCAGGTTTTGATTCTGGTGCTAAGATATCACTAATTCCTTTGAAAGAAGGAATTATTTCTGCTAACATCATTCGTGAACCAAGTAATAATACCGCAGTACCAGCACTAAAATTTACCCCTTGAAGAAGGCTATAGATAAAAATATCTTTAGTGTTGAAAATTTCTGAGACGACAGTACCTTGTGTTACTAAGTCAATAATACAAATAATTAAATAGGTAACAAACATAACCAAACCAGCTGCCAAATTAGTATCTGTAAAAAACATCAAATATTTTGGTAAAGTAATATTTTCAGCAGATTTTTTGGAATCACCAAAAATAGATCCTATAAAAATTCCTAAAAAACAAAATATAGAAGTTGTATGCCCTATTGTAAAATCATCACTACCTGTCAATTCTTTGACATAAGGTGCTAACAAATTAGAAGGAATAACAAGATATAAGGTAGTAAAGATTACTGCCAAAATTATTGTGAGAGATCTTGTTATCCCCATTTCAGTACCTAGAGCAACAAATAACATAGCAAACCAAAAAATTAAATTAGCTGTAAGAAAGATAGCTTTGAAAGATGTGAATCGTGCAATAATAACATTGAGAAAAAAGGAAGAAATCATTACAATACCAATATCTATACTATTGTTTTGAATGAAAATACTAAAATCCCCAAGAGTACTTGTATTTGTAGGACTAAACATCAAATTAATAGCATTACTTATAGGAGTAATTGCTTGAATTAAAATGTCTACCCCTTTAAATAAAATTATAATACCTATAATGGTTTTTAATGTTCCTTTTACAATATCAGAAAAACTTTTTTTTTGTAAGATTAATCCAAGCATAGAAAAAAATCCAAGAAAGAGAGCCGGTTGACGAAAAACACTAACTATATAAGATAATACAATATTCATTTATAACACTTCTTGAAGTTTTGTAATAATTTCATCAATATTTAAAAAAGATTCAATGACAATCACAGGCTTATTAACTTCTAATATTAATTCTTGGGCGATAGCTTTTGAAGTTAGATATATATCCGCTACCAAACTTTTGGCACTAGTTTGATCCGTACATTGCACTTCGCCTTCTATATTCATTTGTTTGAGAGCTTTTTCTGTGGACATTTTGAGAATGATACTAGTTCCAATCCCAAAATTACAGACAGTTACAATCTTAATCATATACCCTTCTTTTATTTTCTAAATAATTTTACAATAGGATTTGACAACAAATCATCTATCATTGCTTTTTTAGCAATTTTTCTTAAGAAATCACCGTAGCTTGGATACGCTTGAGTAACTGTTGCAAATTTTCTAAAAGGTGTTTTGGATGCGTAGAGCCATTGTAAAAGATTTGCTATTTCTCCAGCTTTGGAACACAAGACTGTTGCTCCGACGATTAATCCTTTGTGAGTAATTATTTTGATATAAAATTGTTCTTCTAAAGAAATAACAGCTCTTTCACTATCCGCTTGAAATGATTCATATATTTTGATATTATCACCAAATTGTTCTCTAGCTTCTTTTTCTAACAAACCGACTTTTGCATATTCAGGATCTGTAAATACTACATAAGGAATAAACTCTGTTTTTGGATATTTTGCAGGTAAAAAAGGAAGTATTAAATTTCTAATAAATAATTCTCCTTGTTTACCTGCTACATGTGAAAAACGAAAAGGTCCTACACAATCACCTAAGGCATATATATGAGCTTGAGAAGTACGAAGATAATCATCAACAATAATCCCAAATTTGGTGTATGCAACACCGATTTTTTCTAAATTGAGTTCTCTAATATTAGGAACTCGCCCTGAGGCGATAAATATTTTTTCTGTAGAAATAGTTTGTTTTTGATTGTTTACTAGAAAATGTACAGTAGATTCTATATTGTTAGAAATGATTTCTTCAATAGTGACATCAGTAATAAGATCAATATTATATTTTTTGAGAGTTTCTTTGATAGAAGTACGAATAAATTCTTCAGCGATAGCTAAGATATCCGTAGCTTTTTCCAAAATAGAAACCTTGACGCCAAGACGAGCTAGAGGAATAGCCAATTCCATAGTAATAACACCTGCACCAACAAATACAATAGATTTCGGTAAGGAGTTTTGTTTGAAAAAATTATCATTACTAAGCATATTAGATTCATTGAGTCCTTTAATCTCAGGAATAAAAGGACTAGTACCTGTGGTGATAACAATTTTCTTTCCTGTGAATAATTGATCATTTACTTTGATATGATGTGAATCTTGAAATTGAGCTTCACCCAAAACAACATCAATACCATAGGATTCTAGTAATTCAGGAGTTTCATGAGTATATATTTTATCAGAGATATCTCTAACTTTTTGAAAAATATCATCTTTATTTGTTAAATTATCCTTACTATACTGGATAAAAGCTTTTGACGGAACACATCCACTCCAAGTACATTCTCCACCTATCTTGCGGCGTTCGATAAGTAATATTTTTTTGTTTAATTTAATAGCACCAATTGCACAAGTTAATCCACCTGCACCACCACCAATAACAATGATATCATATTTTTTCACTTCTATTGGCATATAATAATCCTTAATCTAAGTATTTTATTGTTAATATAAAGCGTTGAACGCCTGTTGCAAAAATTAATAATGATCCGATTGTCCCAATAATTATAATCCACTGAGGAAAAACAATTAATAAAAGAAATAAAATAAACGCTTCTGTTCTTTCCATAAGACCAGGGGCATAGAAAAATGATTTGTAGCTTTCTTTTTGAATAATAATACCTACAACTAAAAAAACAGATATACAAATAACGATAGATGCTAATAAGAGCATCATCACAGGCATTCCGTTTGGATAAGTAAAACCTAGTGCGAGAACAATAGAAACTTCGACAAGTCTATCAAAAGTAATATCCATTAATGTTCCCAAAGAAGATCCACCACCCTGTGCTCGTGCCAATAGCCCGTCTAAAATATCACAATATCCTGATAATAATAGTAATATTATAGCTAAGGTATTATTATTATTGAGAATAGCAAAAGCCACTCCTAATCCTAAACACAATCCTAAGATAGTAATTTGATTAGCGGTAACACCTATACTTGTTAATAATTTTACTTTATTTTTTAAAATATTTTTAATATGATGTTGTAAATGGCTATCTATCATATAACTCTCCTCAAAAAATATATGAAAATATTAAAAGATAAAATTTATCATATAATCTATAATAAACGATATTTAAAATAAATTCAATAGTATTATCTTTTTATATAACTCTTGTTTTAGTAAAATATGTATCAAAGAAGAATCAAGAGTAAAAATATATACTGTGTTTAGAATGTTTTAAATTGTTTCTAATTTAAGATAAGAATAAAAAATTGTATATTAAAAAAAAACCTAGCGTAAGCTAGGTTTTTTTAGTATCAGTATTATTAAACAAAAAAGATATTAATATTTAAAAAAAATGAACCCACAGCATTACTGCCATGGATTCTGGGAAAATTGCAGGGAGAAGGATTCGAACCTTCGAAGGCGAAGCCGGCAGATTTACAGTCTGCTCCCTTTGGCCGCTCGGGCACCCCTGCTTATTGAAATATATTATATCATTTTTAATACAAGTTGTCAATCCTTTTTAATTTATTTTGTTAAAACATTTGTTTTAATTTAATTTAATTAGTAACTATAAAAATAGTTGAAATTATAATTAAAACTTTAAATGGAGGATGATATGTTTGTGGACAAAAGATCTTCGGGGATTTTATGTCCTATTTTTTCCTTATCTAATATGGAAGGTATTGGAACTATGGGTAAAGGTGCTTATGATTTTGTTGATTTGCTTGTAGAAACAAAACAAACTTACTGGCAAGTATTACCAATAGGAATTACTTCTTATGGAAACTCCCCTTATCAAAGCTTTTCTTCTTTTGCTGGAAATCCTTTTTTTATTGATTTAGAATTATTAAAACAAGAATCTTTGTTAGATCAAGAAGATATTGATATTGATTGGGGAGATCCACAATATATTAATTATAACAATATCGAAAATTGTAAATATAAGATATTAAAAAAAGCGTTTCGAAATTCTTTATTTACAAAAGAACAGGAAGAAGAAGCCTATATACAATTTCCATGGTTACAAGATTTTGGTATTTTTATGTCTTTGAAAGCAACTTATCAAGGTCAATCAAGAAGAGATTGGGATAATAATTCAATAAAATCAATGCTATTAGAAGATTCCAGTGAGTATCTTAATGAAGAAGGAAGATTTCATGTTTTTTTACAAATAAAATTTTATCAACAATGGTTTGACTTAAAAAAATATGCTAATGCTCATAATATATTAATTATTGGGGATTTACCTATTTTTGTATCCGGTGATTCTGTTGATATTTGGGTGAATCCGGAATATTTTCTTTTAGATGATCAAGGACATGAGATATCAGTAGCAGGTGTTCCACCAGATTATTTTAGTGAAACGGGTCAATTATGGGGTAATCCTCTCTATGATTGGGAAACAATTAAAAAGGATGATTTCAGTTGGTGGATTACTAGAATAGTCAGATCATTAGAATTATTTGATGTTTTAAGAATTGACCATTTTAGAGCTTTTGAATCTTACTGGGCGATTCCTCAAGGTGAAAAAACCGCTATTAATGGAGAATGGATCAAAGCACCAGGGAAAGAATTGTTTGATTTATTAAAAGAACAGATGGGTGAATTACCTATTATTGCAGAAGATTTAGGTATTATAACACCAGCTGTAGAAGAGTTGATGAGTCATACAAATTTTCCAGGTATGAGTGTTTTACACTTTGCTTTTGATGACCATAGTGATAATCCCTACAAACCTGAAAACATCACAGAGAACAAAGTAGTTTACACAGGGACTCATGATAACAATACTACACTAGGTTGGTCTTTGGATATAAACAATCAAAATGACGTACAAAATGTATCAAAACGATTTACATATGATGCTATATCCTCAGATACTTTTGTGAAAAATTTTATAGAGATGGCGTGGAGTACAAAAGCTAATACGGCTATTGTTCCTATACAAGATTTATTATTATTGGGAGAGGAAGCTCGTATTAATACTCCTTCTACAATCGGTAATAATTGGAACTGGAGAATGAAAACATTACCTGATAGCTCTACTAAAAAATGGTTACATGATATTACTATAAAATATAATAGAATTTAATACAATATATCGTATTAAAAATGATTGTTTTTATATAAAATTTATGATAGAATATAAACACATATATATATATATTTTATAAGGAGGATGTTATGAACAAAATTTGGCATAGACATCGCTTTGCAATGTTTGTTTTTATATTAGCTGGTACTGTTGATTATATTTATGGTATTCAGAGTCCTTGGGTTATCGTGGCTTCATTAATTACTATTTTTTCTACATTATTAATGGAGCATATTTTTTACGAAAAAAGAGGCGTTTATATTTTTGCCCAAATAGGATTCATAACAGGATTTTTCTCAGGGCAGCTTGCTTGGCGTTTCATTCAAATGGTTTATCCTCATGAATTACCTATAAACTTGGAACCGTATTTGATAGCTTGTTTTGGGTATTTAGGGTATTATATGCCATTGATGTCTGTACAACAGCCTGGAGGGATTCTTCAAGGTCCTTATAACGAAAGCTCAGCAACACAATCACCGTTAGATATTAAGTTGTTAGATACTAGTGTTATTATTGATGGTAGAATTAATGATATTGTTGCTACTGGATTTATCTATGGAACATTAGTAGTCCCTAAATTTGTTTTGAACGAAATACAAGCACTTGCAGATTCTCAA
Proteins encoded:
- a CDS encoding PTS ascorbate transporter subunit IIC, whose product is MNIVLSYIVSVFRQPALFLGFFSMLGLILQKKSFSDIVKGTLKTIIGIIILFKGVDILIQAITPISNAINLMFSPTNTSTLGDFSIFIQNNSIDIGIVMISSFFLNVIIARFTSFKAIFLTANLIFWFAMLFVALGTEMGITRSLTIILAVIFTTLYLVIPSNLLAPYVKELTGSDDFTIGHTTSIFCFLGIFIGSIFGDSKKSAENITLPKYLMFFTDTNLAAGLVMFVTYLIICIIDLVTQGTVVSEIFNTKDIFIYSLLQGVNFSAGTAVLLLGSRMMLAEIIPSFKGISDILAPESKPALDVPMIFSYGMNSLVIGFLTAVVFSLITIVVLGMSSMLPYAIIPLIIACYFDVAPGAIFANQRGGIIAVILSSALGGIVLMVFCAISLTLIASTTGTFIQVYGGNDFSLWLLLAYPIFSLFK
- a CDS encoding PTS sugar transporter subunit IIB; this translates as MKIVTVCNFGIGTSIILKMSTEKALKQMNIEGEVQCTDQTSAKSLVADIYLTSKAIAQELILEVNKPVIVIESFLNIDEIITKLQEVL
- a CDS encoding NAD(P)/FAD-dependent oxidoreductase is translated as MPIEVKKYDIIVIGGGAGGLTCAIGAIKLNKKILLIERRKIGGECTWSGCVPSKAFIQYSKDNLTNKDDIFQKVRDISDKIYTHETPELLESYGIDVVLGEAQFQDSHHIKVNDQLFTGKKIVITTGTSPFIPEIKGLNESNMLSNDNFFKQNSLPKSIVFVGAGVITMELAIPLARLGVKVSILEKATDILAIAEEFIRTSIKETLKKYNIDLITDVTIEEIISNNIESTVHFLVNNQKQTISTEKIFIASGRVPNIRELNLEKIGVAYTKFGIIVDDYLRTSQAHIYALGDCVGPFRFSHVAGKQGELFIRNLILPFLPAKYPKTEFIPYVVFTDPEYAKVGLLEKEAREQFGDNIKIYESFQADSERAVISLEEQFYIKIITHKGLIVGATVLCSKAGEIANLLQWLYASKTPFRKFATVTQAYPSYGDFLRKIAKKAMIDDLLSNPIVKLFRK
- a CDS encoding CDP-alcohol phosphatidyltransferase family protein is translated as MIDSHLQHHIKNILKNKVKLLTSIGVTANQITILGLCLGLGVAFAILNNNNTLAIILLLLSGYCDILDGLLARAQGGGSSLGTLMDITFDRLVEVSIVLALGFTYPNGMPVMMLLLASIVICISVFLVVGIIIQKESYKSFFYAPGLMERTEAFILFLLLIVFPQWIIIIGTIGSLLIFATGVQRFILTIKYLD
- the malQ gene encoding 4-alpha-glucanotransferase, with translation MFVDKRSSGILCPIFSLSNMEGIGTMGKGAYDFVDLLVETKQTYWQVLPIGITSYGNSPYQSFSSFAGNPFFIDLELLKQESLLDQEDIDIDWGDPQYINYNNIENCKYKILKKAFRNSLFTKEQEEEAYIQFPWLQDFGIFMSLKATYQGQSRRDWDNNSIKSMLLEDSSEYLNEEGRFHVFLQIKFYQQWFDLKKYANAHNILIIGDLPIFVSGDSVDIWVNPEYFLLDDQGHEISVAGVPPDYFSETGQLWGNPLYDWETIKKDDFSWWITRIVRSLELFDVLRIDHFRAFESYWAIPQGEKTAINGEWIKAPGKELFDLLKEQMGELPIIAEDLGIITPAVEELMSHTNFPGMSVLHFAFDDHSDNPYKPENITENKVVYTGTHDNNTTLGWSLDINNQNDVQNVSKRFTYDAISSDTFVKNFIEMAWSTKANTAIVPIQDLLLLGEEARINTPSTIGNNWNWRMKTLPDSSTKKWLHDITIKYNRI